The stretch of DNA TTGCTCAACTTGTGGTAGAGACCATTGAAAATCAACCGTCGGCTCCGCTCAAACTGATGTACGACGATGCCGACGACATCGAAACAAAGGTGCGAAAGATTGCGCAAAAGATCTATGGGGCCAACGATGTGGTGCTGAAACCTGCGGCACGAAAAAAACTGACTCGTATCAAAGAGCTGGGCTTAGAGCATTTCCCCGTCTGCATAGCCAAAACGCAATATTCGTTTTCAGAGGATGCCAAAGCTTATGGGTTGCCTACAAACTTTGATATCACCATTCGCGACTTTGTCATCAACACCGGTTCGGAAATGATTGTGGCTGTTGCCGGCGATATGATGCGTATGCCCGGACTGCCAAAAAGTCCGCAGGCCGAACGCATCGACGTGGTGAACGGCGTCATCGAAGGCCTTTCGTAAGTTGTCGACGGGCTTTTGCTGCTACTCGAAAAGGTGGCTTGCAAGCGTCTTTTTCCGCCAAAAGGGCAGAAGCCGTACCAGCGGTTGTCTGCCCCTTTTTATCTCTTTGATAATCAGAGATATAGAAAATCGTTTCCCATCTCTTAGCTTTTGCACTCCATTTTCTTAGCTTTTGGCATGCGAAAGCTAAGAAAATGGAGTGCAAAAGCTAAGAGATGGAGTTGTCAAGAGGACAGTAGGAAGGAGTAAAGAGGAAAAGAGAAGGCAGAAAACACGAACAGCCAAAACGTCCGAAACGTTTTGGCTGTTCGTGTTGAGTGTGAGAATCGTTTTCGAATCAGTTGTGCACCAATGTTCCGATGTCTTCTCCGTCGATCACGCGCTTCAGGTTTCCCACGATGTCCATATTGAAAACATAGATGGGAAGATGGTTTTCTTTGCACATAGTGGTAGCGGTGAGGTCCATCACTTTGAGTCCTCGCGTGTAGATTTCGTCGTAAGTGATTTCGGAAAACTTTGTAGCAGTGGGGTCTTTCTCAGGGTCGGCAGTGTAGATTCCGTCCACCCGTGTGCCTTTGAGCATCACGTCGGCCTCTATTTCGATGCCGCGCAGAGAGCTTCCCGTGTCGGTTGTGAAGTAGGGCGAACCTGTTCCGGCAGAGAAAATGCAGACATAACCGGCCTCAAGACTTTCGATGGCTTTCCATTTGCTGTAAAATTCGCCGATGGGCTCCATGCGAATGGCGGTGAGTACCTTTGTTCTCACGCCCAATGCGCCCAGTGCCGAACTCAGGGCCAACGAGTTGATCACGGTGGCACACATGCCCATCTGATCGCCTTTCACGCGGTCGAATCCTTTCTGCGACCCACTCAGACCGCGAAAAATGTTGCCTCCGCCAATCACAATGCCGATCTGTACGCCCATGCGATGAACGGTTTTGATTTGCTCGGCATAGTCTTGCAGCCGCTGTGGGTCGATTCCGAAGTTCTGTTCTCCCATCAAGCTCTCGCCGCTTAGTTTGAGAAGAATTCTTTTATACATATCATTTGAGTTTATAAAATGGATTTAATGGAGTGAAATCAGGGAGTGGGGCGTAGAGGTTGACAAAGGCCAACACGGCTTAGAGGAGCATTCTCACCTCCTTGATGTCGTAAATTCGTTCTCGCTGTTGTCGGTCTTTCAACACCAGTCGACCGTCTTCCCGCACCCGAACGATCTCTGCTTCAAACCTCCCGGCTGCGTCTTCGTAAGGAAAAAAACCGGGATGGCGGTAGAGAGAAGCATGATAACGCTCCGAGATGGCATGAAAATCGCCGCCTTTCAGCACCGAATAATGATGCTGAAAGGCGGCGATGATTTGGTCGAGGACCTCTTCTGGGGAGACGTCGTGCCCGAGAATCTGACACAAAGACACGGGATTGGGGGCATCGCTACAAAACAAACGCTGGTTGAGATTGAGCCCTGTGCCGAAGATCAGCTCTTTGATTCGTCCTCCAGACAGGCTGGTTTCGATGAGCGTACCGCTGATTTTCCGGTCGAACCAATAGAGGTCGTTCGGCCATTTGATGCGAATGCCGTCCGTATAGCTATCCAACACCTCTTTTAAAGACAACGCACCCATCATCGAAAGCAGAAACCTCTGCTGCACCGTGATAAACGTTGGGCGCACCAATAGGCTGAAAAGCAAATTCTTTCCCTCCTCGCTCTCCCAACGATTGCTACCCTGTCCGCGCCCGGCAGTCTGCCAACGGGTGGAGACAACCAACAGTTCGTCGTCCGGTTGGGCCACAGTTTTGATATAAGAGTTGGTAGAATCGGTGGCATTCAGCCTGATGAGTCTTGTCTTCATGCCTTATGCGAGCAACGGGTTAAAGGCATCTTCGATGTGTTCCAGCCTGGCATTCTGCTTGTTTGTGCCCACAATCGTAATCACATCGAACCGCACTTGCTCCACCACCTCGAATTGTTTGATGTAGTTATTGGCAGCAATCCCCAGGTGTCGCACCTTTTGTCGGTTTACAGCATCTATGGGATCGGAGAGCTCATCGCCTGTTCGGGTTTTCACTTCGACAAAAACCACCGTTGCAGCGTCGTCCGTTAGAGCCACGATATCGATGTCTCGCTTGCCGAAATGCCAGTCTCGGTCGCGTATGATGTAGCCTTTGTCCTGCAAATAGTCGGCGGCGAAGTCTTCGCCCCACCGTCCTAAGTCGTTGTGTCTTGCCATGTTGCTTGCTGTTTCACAGCCACAAAAATACCCTTTTTATCCCACACATCAAAAAGAAATGCGTAAATTTGCCGTCGACAGGCCTCTGGAGCCTTGCCGGGAACGGCTCTTCGGTATGCCGTCTGTCCTGTTATTTTCATCGAATATGTCCATCAACGAAGACTCTAAAACACAAGACGAGCAACTGATGCACAAGGCTTTGGCCGAGGCTCGTTTAGCTTTGGCCGCCGGCGAGGTGCCTATCGGAGCCGTGATTGCCTGCAACGGGCGGGTGATAGCTCGTGCACACAATCTCACCGAGCAGCTTTGCGACGTCACCGCTCATGCAGAGATGCAGGCTATC from Prevotella sp. oral taxon 475 encodes:
- the pyrH gene encoding UMP kinase encodes the protein MYKRILLKLSGESLMGEQNFGIDPQRLQDYAEQIKTVHRMGVQIGIVIGGGNIFRGLSGSQKGFDRVKGDQMGMCATVINSLALSSALGALGVRTKVLTAIRMEPIGEFYSKWKAIESLEAGYVCIFSAGTGSPYFTTDTGSSLRGIEIEADVMLKGTRVDGIYTADPEKDPTATKFSEITYDEIYTRGLKVMDLTATTMCKENHLPIYVFNMDIVGNLKRVIDGEDIGTLVHN
- a CDS encoding biotin--[acetyl-CoA-carboxylase] ligase, which encodes MKTRLIRLNATDSTNSYIKTVAQPDDELLVVSTRWQTAGRGQGSNRWESEEGKNLLFSLLVRPTFITVQQRFLLSMMGALSLKEVLDSYTDGIRIKWPNDLYWFDRKISGTLIETSLSGGRIKELIFGTGLNLNQRLFCSDAPNPVSLCQILGHDVSPEEVLDQIIAAFQHHYSVLKGGDFHAISERYHASLYRHPGFFPYEDAAGRFEAEIVRVREDGRLVLKDRQQRERIYDIKEVRMLL
- a CDS encoding YraN family protein, which translates into the protein MARHNDLGRWGEDFAADYLQDKGYIIRDRDWHFGKRDIDIVALTDDAATVVFVEVKTRTGDELSDPIDAVNRQKVRHLGIAANNYIKQFEVVEQVRFDVITIVGTNKQNARLEHIEDAFNPLLA